The proteins below come from a single Dendropsophus ebraccatus isolate aDenEbr1 chromosome 15, aDenEbr1.pat, whole genome shotgun sequence genomic window:
- the CDC42EP3 gene encoding cdc42 effector protein 3 — translation MPAKTPIYLKAGNSKKGKKFKLRDVLSSDLISPPLGDFRHTIHIGKDGQHDVFGDISFLQGNYELLPGNQGRPRNGHLHGHNEFLRANSTCDSVFSDTSSPVLKNAISLPTIGGSQALVLPLLSAVTFNSKRDSYSPSKSPRLSCEPVLEEKLMEKCEPYESEHQFERRSSWKVTGSASCSTNGRSSHSSSLSEQYSDWQGLDLFEDSHSPCEIENTDLKTEESLSDLAGSLLTLQLDLGPSLLDEVLHVMDKNKP, via the coding sequence ATGCCTGCTAAGACCCCCATTTATCTAAAGGCTGGAAACagcaaaaaaggtaaaaaatttaaactgaGGGATGTGTTGTCCTCAGACTTGATAAGCCCCCCATTAGGAGATTTCCGGCACACTATACACATTGGCAAAGATGGACAACATGATGTCTTTGGTGATATCTCTTTTCTTCAAGGCAACTATGAGCTGTTGCCAGGAAACCAAGGAAGACCTCGAAATGGTCATTTGCACGGACACAATGAATTCTTGAGGGCAAACAGCACTTGTGACTCTGTGTTTTCGGACACATCTTCACCTGTTCTTAAAAATGCAATCTCTTTACCAACCATTGGAGGTTCACAAGCATTGGTCTTGCCCTTGTTATCTGCTGTAACTTTTAACTCCAAAAGGGACTCATACAGCCCTTCTAAGTCACCTAGACTTAGCTGTGAGCCAGTCTTAGAGGAAAAGTTGATGGAAAAGTGTGAGCCTTATGAAAGTGAACACCAATTTGAACGTAGAAGCTCATGGAAAGTCACTGGCTCTGCATCATGCTCCACAAATGGAAGGTCAAGCCATTCTTCTAGTCTCTCTGaacagtatagtgactggcaagGGCTTGACTTGTTTGAAGATAGCCATAGTCCTTGCGAAATTGAGAACACTGATTTAAAAACCGAGGAGTCCCTTTCTGACTTGGCAGGATCTCTTCTAACTCTGCAGCTTGACTTGGGCCCTTCTCTTTTGGATGAGGTGCTTCATGTAATGGACAAGAATAAACCATGA